From candidate division WOR-3 bacterium, the proteins below share one genomic window:
- a CDS encoding glycosyltransferase — MKITKRFRKNSGTSFILASGLKDTPEHRSLIKCAEKTGAAEILFSKDYSPESVNEKIEKASCEWFAIVAPGVYINENFTRILESAAKNRQNTGIFYGDFEKNGKRIGLYDYNGDWTERWNFGKLRIYRTDFVKDEGLFSAEFPEAYNYDMLLKFWNKREILRIPEIMYSFDLPEKTNALKERLFFPSEGEYGGFSYLFYNEDYKLQVEKCFENFQKRQKIYFFCDNTNKVSESILPDDGVIASVVIPVHNRAELLLQAVESVRRQDFEKWEILIVDNCSSDGTYDEALKLSETEPRIRVFRREDNRIAKALNLGVRNAVGKYIAQLDSDDLYSASTLRKMTDALESDPSAGLAVSYYDLIDQNGLTFEDLGVVRHEEYSVNNILRVDGAGAARVWRKSVIEEMGYFDEKDFCDYGEDYDMVLKVTEKYSLKRVHEVLYHYRRHPGNSDALRDELFKLTAKNKARLNAWARRRKISGGTKDETFFY; from the coding sequence TTGAAGATTACAAAGAGATTTAGGAAAAATTCAGGAACGAGTTTTATTCTGGCAAGTGGACTCAAAGATACACCCGAACACAGATCGTTGATAAAATGCGCTGAAAAGACCGGAGCCGCCGAAATACTTTTTTCAAAAGACTATTCTCCCGAATCAGTGAATGAAAAGATTGAAAAAGCAAGTTGTGAATGGTTCGCGATAGTCGCGCCGGGAGTCTATATAAATGAAAATTTTACCAGAATATTGGAATCAGCGGCAAAAAACAGACAAAACACAGGAATTTTTTACGGAGACTTCGAGAAAAACGGAAAACGAATAGGATTGTACGACTACAACGGCGATTGGACGGAGAGATGGAATTTCGGGAAATTGAGAATATACAGAACTGATTTCGTAAAAGATGAAGGTCTGTTCAGCGCTGAATTTCCCGAGGCCTACAATTACGACATGCTTTTGAAATTCTGGAACAAGAGGGAAATACTGAGAATTCCCGAAATCATGTATTCGTTTGATTTGCCTGAAAAAACGAACGCATTGAAAGAACGGCTTTTCTTTCCGTCAGAAGGTGAATACGGAGGTTTTTCTTATCTTTTTTATAATGAAGATTACAAGCTTCAGGTTGAAAAATGCTTCGAAAATTTTCAAAAAAGGCAGAAAATTTATTTTTTCTGCGATAACACAAACAAGGTTTCCGAAAGTATTTTACCTGACGACGGTGTGATTGCGAGTGTCGTAATACCCGTACACAACAGAGCGGAATTACTGCTTCAGGCTGTCGAAAGCGTCCGAAGACAGGATTTTGAGAAATGGGAAATCCTGATAGTCGACAACTGTTCGAGCGACGGCACGTACGATGAGGCATTGAAATTGTCCGAAACCGAACCGAGAATCAGGGTTTTCAGGAGAGAAGACAACAGGATCGCCAAAGCTCTCAATCTCGGAGTGAGGAACGCTGTGGGCAAATACATCGCCCAGCTCGATTCAGACGACTTGTATTCCGCTTCGACCCTGAGAAAAATGACCGACGCTCTCGAATCAGACCCCTCGGCGGGATTGGCAGTCAGCTATTATGATCTTATAGATCAGAACGGTTTGACTTTTGAAGATCTCGGAGTTGTCCGTCACGAGGAATATTCGGTAAACAACATTCTCAGGGTTGACGGCGCGGGAGCGGCCAGAGTATGGAGAAAATCCGTCATCGAGGAAATGGGTTATTTTGACGAAAAAGATTTCTGCGATTACGGCGAAGATTACGACATGGTTCTGAAAGTGACTGAAAAATATTCGTTGAAAAGAGTCCACGAAGTGCTCTACCATTACAGGAGGCACCCCGGCAACAGCGATGCCCTCAGAGACGAGTTGTTCAAACTGACGGCAAAGAATAAAGCGAGACTCAATGCATGGGCGAGAAGAAGGAAAATATCAGGAGGAACAAAAGATGAGACTTTTTTTTACTGA